One genomic segment of Ferrimonas sp. YFM includes these proteins:
- a CDS encoding RodZ domain-containing protein produces the protein MNDNQQHQEQQEESTVITPGPLLRAAREASGLTTQQVAQRLSLRRSVVEGIENDDYESGTTTTYLRGYVRNYARLVGVSEKQIALALSALPHSQAETNMQSFSRRTSKQQRDSRWMLLTWAIVLALVGLLVWWWVSKPQSLLETSSEISLPSIVSSEPERRSAAELVPQPRPQVPVEQQTVAQTLDASPEVTEADVQGDAQESTIEAQPELTGSEPSQQSDATQAADADEVTAVAEADVAAPVVALDQVSLTLTGDCWMLLKDADGNTLMEGLKRSGYQTALEGKAPLKLRVGAPEVVSLSFNGNPVDMSGYRPGRVAVITLAN, from the coding sequence ATGAATGACAATCAACAACACCAAGAACAACAAGAAGAAAGTACGGTGATCACCCCAGGGCCCCTGTTGCGGGCCGCCAGGGAGGCCAGCGGCCTGACCACCCAACAGGTGGCTCAGCGTCTCAGCCTGCGCCGCTCTGTGGTTGAGGGGATCGAGAACGACGACTACGAGTCCGGTACCACCACCACCTATCTTCGCGGTTATGTGCGTAACTATGCCCGTCTGGTGGGCGTCAGCGAAAAGCAGATCGCCCTGGCCCTGTCGGCGTTGCCTCACTCCCAGGCCGAAACCAATATGCAGAGTTTCTCCCGTCGCACCTCCAAGCAGCAGCGCGACAGCCGCTGGATGCTGCTGACCTGGGCCATTGTCCTGGCCCTGGTCGGTTTGTTGGTGTGGTGGTGGGTGTCCAAGCCCCAGTCCCTGTTGGAGACCAGCAGCGAGATCTCCCTTCCCTCCATTGTCAGCAGCGAGCCTGAGCGTCGCAGTGCCGCCGAGCTGGTGCCCCAGCCCAGGCCACAGGTGCCGGTAGAGCAGCAGACTGTGGCACAGACTCTGGACGCCTCTCCCGAGGTGACCGAGGCGGACGTACAGGGGGATGCCCAGGAGAGCACCATCGAGGCGCAGCCTGAGCTGACCGGCAGTGAACCTTCTCAACAGTCAGACGCGACTCAAGCTGCCGATGCGGATGAAGTGACGGCAGTGGCAGAGGCTGACGTCGCAGCGCCTGTGGTGGCATTGGATCAGGTCAGCCTGACCCTGACCGGTGATTGCTGGATGCTGCTCAAGGATGCGGACGGCAATACCCTGATGGAGGGGCTTAAGCGCAGCGGTTACCAGACCGCCCTGGAGGGCAAGGCCCCCCTGAAGCTGCGTGTCGGCGCACCTGAAGTGGTGTCCCTGAGCTTTAACGGCAACCCCGTTGATATGTCCGGTTACCGCCCAGGACGGGTGGCGGTAATCACCCTGGCCAATTAA
- a CDS encoding bifunctional tRNA (adenosine(37)-C2)-methyltransferase TrmG/ribosomal RNA large subunit methyltransferase RlmN: protein MTDKVNLLNLNRKAMREFFAELGEKPFRADQMMKWIYHFGQDNFEEMTNFNKALRAKLSQVAVIEAPEIADSQHSSDGTIKFAIDVGNGQEVETVYIPEDDRATLCVSSQVGCALECSFCSTAQQGFNRNLTVSEIIGQVWRVATYLGLSGKSQERPISNVVMMGMGEPLLNMTNVVPAMDIMLDDYGFGLSKRRVTISTSGVVPALDKLGDQIDVALAISLHAPNDELRDELVPVNKKYNIATFLESVRGYLGKSFANKGRVTIEYVMLDHINDSMDQARELAELLKDTPCKINLIPFNPFPGSPYGKSSNSRIDRFSKVLMEKGYTVIVRKTRGDDIDAACGQLVGDVRDRTKRMLKKRMHGEQISVKMS, encoded by the coding sequence ATGACTGACAAGGTCAACCTTTTAAACCTGAATCGCAAAGCGATGCGTGAGTTTTTTGCCGAGTTGGGCGAAAAGCCGTTTCGTGCCGATCAGATGATGAAGTGGATCTATCACTTCGGCCAGGACAACTTTGAAGAGATGACCAACTTCAACAAGGCCCTGCGTGCCAAGTTGAGCCAGGTGGCGGTCATCGAGGCACCTGAGATCGCCGACAGCCAGCACTCCTCAGATGGCACCATCAAGTTTGCCATCGATGTGGGTAACGGCCAGGAGGTGGAGACCGTGTACATCCCTGAAGATGACCGGGCGACCCTGTGTGTCTCCTCTCAGGTGGGCTGTGCCCTGGAGTGCAGCTTCTGCTCTACCGCCCAACAGGGGTTCAACCGTAACCTGACCGTGTCCGAGATCATCGGCCAGGTGTGGCGCGTGGCGACCTACCTGGGTCTCTCCGGGAAAAGCCAGGAGCGCCCCATCTCCAACGTGGTGATGATGGGCATGGGTGAGCCGTTGCTGAACATGACCAATGTGGTGCCCGCCATGGACATCATGCTGGATGATTACGGATTCGGCCTCTCCAAGCGTCGGGTGACCATCTCCACTTCGGGCGTGGTGCCTGCCCTGGACAAGCTGGGTGACCAGATCGATGTGGCCCTGGCCATCAGTCTGCACGCCCCCAACGATGAGCTGCGGGATGAGCTGGTGCCGGTGAACAAGAAGTACAACATCGCCACCTTCCTGGAGTCCGTGCGCGGCTACCTGGGTAAATCTTTTGCCAATAAAGGGCGGGTGACCATCGAATACGTGATGCTGGACCACATCAACGATTCCATGGACCAGGCCCGCGAACTGGCGGAGCTGCTGAAGGATACCCCTTGTAAGATCAATCTGATCCCCTTCAATCCCTTCCCTGGCAGCCCCTATGGCAAGAGCTCCAACTCCCGCATCGACCGTTTCTCCAAGGTGTTGATGGAGAAGGGGTATACCGTTATTGTACGTAAGACCCGAGGCGACGACATCGACGCGGCCTGCGGCCAGTTGGTGGGCGATGTTCGGGACCGCACCAAGCGTATGCTGAAAAAACGCATGCATGGTGAACAAATTTCGGTAAAAATGAGCTAA
- a CDS encoding hemolysin family protein has protein sequence MILLVSYILAAIGVSFVCSVFEAALLSVTPSYIANLKKSNPKAAARLEKQKEDVEAPLVAILTLNTIAHTAGAAGAGAQAAKVFGDDLLGLFSAVLTLAILFFSEIIPKTLGANYWRSLAPSVSLALNWMVTLTKPLVWLSLKVTRLMGKGEQGQYIRAEMSAMADIGHQSGELEEKESNILKQLLSAREVPVTAVMTPRTVIHAVSQHMSLADFVREQSEARFTRIPVHDEERDDIVGYVHRNEVMLAERSNPDKALRTLKRPILALPEGTKLMAVFEQLLKRRVQIAIVVDEYGSVLGLVTMEDIIESLLGLEIVEFSDPAADMQDVARKLWEQRKKQRGITLSDNDSA, from the coding sequence ATGATACTGTTAGTTAGCTATATTCTTGCCGCCATTGGCGTTTCCTTTGTGTGCAGCGTCTTCGAAGCGGCCCTGCTCAGTGTGACACCCAGCTACATTGCCAACCTGAAAAAGAGCAATCCCAAGGCGGCCGCCCGTCTGGAAAAACAGAAAGAGGACGTAGAAGCGCCGCTGGTGGCGATCCTTACTCTCAATACCATAGCCCATACAGCGGGCGCTGCCGGGGCCGGCGCCCAGGCGGCCAAGGTGTTCGGTGACGATCTCCTGGGCCTGTTCTCTGCGGTGCTGACTCTGGCGATCCTGTTCTTCTCCGAGATCATTCCTAAAACCCTGGGGGCCAACTACTGGCGCTCCCTGGCTCCCTCGGTGTCCCTGGCACTGAACTGGATGGTGACCCTGACCAAGCCCCTGGTGTGGCTCTCCCTCAAGGTGACCCGGCTGATGGGCAAGGGAGAGCAGGGGCAGTACATCCGTGCTGAGATGTCTGCCATGGCGGACATCGGCCACCAGTCCGGTGAACTGGAAGAGAAGGAATCCAACATCCTCAAGCAGCTGCTCAGTGCCAGAGAGGTGCCGGTGACCGCCGTGATGACCCCCAGAACGGTGATCCATGCGGTCAGCCAGCACATGAGCCTGGCCGATTTCGTCCGCGAGCAGTCCGAGGCGCGCTTTACCCGGATTCCGGTGCACGACGAGGAGCGGGACGACATTGTGGGTTACGTGCACCGCAATGAGGTGATGCTGGCCGAACGCAGCAATCCGGATAAGGCTCTGCGCACCCTCAAGCGCCCCATCCTGGCCCTGCCCGAAGGGACCAAACTGATGGCGGTGTTTGAACAGCTGCTCAAGCGCCGGGTTCAGATCGCCATCGTGGTGGATGAGTACGGCAGTGTGTTGGGGCTGGTGACCATGGAGGACATCATCGAATCCCTGCTGGGCCTGGAGATCGTCGAGTTCAGCGACCCTGCGGCGGACATGCAGGATGTGGCCCGTAAGTTGTGGGAACAGCGCAAGAAGCAGCGCGGCATCACCCTCAGCGACAACGACTCGGCCTGA
- the pilW gene encoding type IV pilus biogenesis/stability protein PilW, translating into MKAWIALGCVALLTACVTQTTLDGREVADGDRSLDAASAARERVALAVGYLERGEMEAARRNLERALEHDSGSMQAHLTLAYYYEQVEDLPAARETYEHLLKLHPDSADVHNNYGVFLCRRLEFDASEEQLLAAIASPGYAKQGSSFENLARCALKVGREPLAVQYFHSALKYDPGRIGLWLELAELAFRLQDYPQARSALSQFHGTAVATAPSLWLGVEIERRAQQWQAARQFGAQLLVKYPDSEQAKAYRAKNYQ; encoded by the coding sequence ATGAAGGCATGGATCGCCCTGGGATGTGTTGCCCTGTTAACCGCCTGCGTCACCCAGACCACTCTGGACGGCAGAGAGGTCGCCGACGGTGACCGCAGTCTGGACGCAGCATCCGCAGCTCGGGAACGGGTTGCGCTGGCGGTGGGCTACCTGGAACGAGGCGAAATGGAAGCGGCCAGGCGAAACCTGGAGCGGGCACTCGAGCACGACAGTGGTTCGATGCAGGCTCATCTGACCCTGGCTTATTACTATGAACAGGTGGAGGATCTCCCTGCGGCCAGGGAGACCTATGAGCACCTGCTCAAGCTGCACCCCGACAGTGCCGATGTGCATAACAACTACGGGGTGTTTCTCTGTCGACGGCTGGAGTTCGACGCCTCCGAAGAGCAGTTGCTGGCTGCCATCGCTTCGCCCGGGTACGCGAAACAGGGAAGCAGCTTTGAAAACCTGGCGCGGTGTGCCCTGAAAGTGGGTCGTGAACCCCTTGCGGTTCAATACTTTCATTCGGCATTAAAGTATGATCCTGGTCGTATCGGCTTATGGCTGGAACTGGCAGAATTGGCGTTTCGCCTGCAGGATTATCCCCAAGCCAGGAGTGCTCTGTCCCAATTTCATGGGACAGCGGTCGCCACGGCACCCTCCCTATGGCTGGGAGTGGAGATTGAGCGCCGGGCGCAGCAGTGGCAGGCAGCCAGACAATTTGGCGCCCAGCTGCTGGTGAAATATCCAGATTCGGAACAAGCTAAGGCATACCGGGCAAAGAATTATCAATGA
- the ndk gene encoding nucleoside-diphosphate kinase — protein sequence MAIERTFSIVKPDAVAKNLIGAIYGRFENAGLKIVASKMVHLSREQAEGFYAEHKERPFFGALVDFMTSGPIMVQVLEGENAVLANREIMGATNPADAARGTLRSDFANSIDENAVHGSDALASAEREIAYFFTQEEICPRTR from the coding sequence ATGGCGATTGAACGCACTTTTTCCATCGTTAAGCCTGACGCTGTTGCCAAGAACCTGATCGGCGCCATCTATGGCCGTTTCGAAAATGCTGGCCTGAAGATTGTGGCTTCCAAGATGGTTCACCTGAGCCGCGAACAGGCCGAAGGTTTCTACGCTGAGCACAAGGAACGTCCCTTCTTCGGTGCCCTGGTAGACTTCATGACTTCCGGTCCTATCATGGTTCAGGTTCTGGAAGGTGAGAACGCCGTCCTGGCCAACCGTGAAATCATGGGTGCCACCAACCCTGCCGATGCCGCTCGCGGTACTCTGCGCAGCGATTTCGCCAACTCCATCGATGAGAACGCCGTACACGGCTCCGATGCCCTGGCTTCCGCCGAGCGCGAAATTGCCTACTTCTTCACTCAGGAAGAGATCTGCCCACGCACTCGCTAA